The Serratia rhizosphaerae genome has a segment encoding these proteins:
- a CDS encoding aromatic amino acid transaminase, whose amino-acid sequence MFAHLQPSAADPIMSLMEAYLRDDNPQKVNLGIGLYYDEQGNIPLMQAVRQAEQRLLTQGHPHGYPPIEGSAAFAAQVQRLLLGEEVSACGLATVQTVGGSGALKLAADFLRDYLSREEIWLSDPTWANHGAIFAGAGLQTHSYPYFDDIAGELRFEAMLECFNGLPAGAVVLLHPCCHNPTGTDLTPAQWRTVIEVMQQRRLLPLFDIAYQGFGDGLEQDAYALRAAHRAGLDCLIANSFSKNAALYGLRLGALTLCCGDAQTASNAQGALKTLIRRSYSCPPTHGGRIMETILTDDALRHLWRSELDAMRDRIRQMRLRLASGLEQGGSALDYRRIRDQRGMFSYTGLNPQQLETLRQRYAIYLVAPGRMCLPGLNLNNIDYVADAILAVSRSV is encoded by the coding sequence ATGTTCGCACATCTGCAACCTTCCGCCGCCGATCCTATTATGTCGTTAATGGAGGCCTATTTACGGGATGATAATCCGCAAAAGGTTAATTTAGGTATCGGCCTGTATTACGACGAACAGGGCAATATCCCGCTGATGCAGGCGGTGCGGCAGGCGGAGCAACGCTTACTGACGCAGGGTCATCCGCACGGTTATCCGCCGATTGAAGGCAGCGCGGCCTTTGCCGCGCAGGTACAGCGTCTGCTGCTGGGCGAGGAGGTCTCCGCATGCGGACTGGCGACGGTGCAGACGGTCGGTGGTTCCGGGGCGCTAAAGCTGGCGGCGGATTTTCTGCGTGATTATCTTTCCCGCGAGGAGATCTGGCTGTCAGACCCGACCTGGGCCAACCACGGGGCGATTTTCGCCGGCGCCGGCCTGCAAACGCACAGCTATCCCTATTTTGACGATATCGCCGGCGAGCTGCGCTTTGAGGCGATGCTGGAATGCTTCAACGGCCTGCCGGCCGGGGCGGTGGTGTTATTGCATCCCTGCTGCCATAACCCGACCGGCACCGATCTGACGCCGGCGCAGTGGCGCACGGTGATTGAGGTGATGCAGCAGCGTCGCCTGCTGCCGCTGTTTGACATCGCCTATCAGGGATTCGGCGATGGTCTGGAGCAGGACGCCTATGCGCTGCGCGCGGCGCATCGGGCCGGGCTGGACTGCCTGATCGCCAACTCATTTTCCAAAAACGCGGCGCTGTACGGCCTGCGGCTGGGGGCGTTGACGCTGTGCTGCGGCGATGCGCAGACGGCGTCGAATGCGCAAGGCGCGCTGAAAACCCTGATCCGCCGCAGCTACTCCTGCCCGCCGACCCACGGCGGCCGAATTATGGAAACCATTCTGACGGATGATGCACTGCGTCACCTGTGGCGCAGCGAACTTGACGCCATGCGCGATCGCATCCGTCAGATGCGCCTGCGGCTGGCCAGCGGGCTTGAGCAGGGCGGTTCGGCGCTGGACTACCGGCGAATTCGCGACCAGCGCGGCATGTTCAGCTACACCGGCCTCAATCCGCAGCAGTTGGAGACGCTGCGGCAGCGCTACGCCATCTACCTGGTGGCGCCCGGTCGCATGTGCCTGCCGGGCCTGAACCTGAACAATATCGACTATGTCGCCGACGCCATTCTGGCCGTTTCCCGCAGCGTGTGA
- the paaK gene encoding phenylacetate--CoA ligase PaaK produces MTTNPQPLDTIEFASRDEIEALQLRRLKWTLNHAYQNVPMYKRKFDQAGVHPDDLRQLSDLALFPYTTKQDLRDNYPFDTFAVPMEQVVRIHASSGTTGRPTVVGYTQRDIDNWADIVARSLRAAGATPRDKVHVAYGYGLFTGGLGAHYGAERLGATVIPMSGGQTEKQAQLILDFKPDVIMVTPSYCLTLIDELERKLGGDARGCSLRIGVFGAEPWTEALRHEIESRMGIKALDIYGLSEVMGPGVAMECAESGGGPTIWEDHFLPEIIDPDSGAPLAGGEHGELVFTTLTKEALPVIRYRTRDLTRLLPGDARQMRRMDKITGRSDDMLIIRGVNVFPSQLEEQIMQFEQLSPHYQLQVSRAGHLDTLAVRVELKESALSLSHQQRCDICHQLRHHIKSIVGVSTDVSIANCGDIPRSEGKALRVVDLRPR; encoded by the coding sequence ATGACAACCAATCCCCAGCCCCTCGACACCATTGAATTCGCCTCGCGCGATGAGATTGAAGCACTGCAGCTGCGGCGCCTGAAATGGACCCTGAACCACGCCTACCAAAACGTGCCGATGTATAAACGCAAATTCGATCAGGCCGGCGTCCACCCTGACGATTTACGCCAGCTGAGCGATCTGGCGCTGTTCCCCTACACCACCAAACAGGATCTGCGCGATAACTACCCGTTCGACACTTTCGCCGTGCCGATGGAACAGGTGGTGCGCATCCACGCCTCCTCCGGCACCACCGGGCGGCCGACGGTGGTGGGCTATACCCAGCGCGATATCGACAACTGGGCCGACATCGTCGCCCGCAGCCTGCGCGCCGCCGGCGCCACACCGCGGGATAAGGTGCACGTCGCCTATGGTTACGGCCTGTTTACCGGCGGACTGGGCGCCCACTACGGCGCAGAGCGGCTGGGGGCGACGGTGATCCCGATGTCCGGCGGCCAGACGGAAAAGCAGGCGCAGCTGATTCTCGACTTTAAGCCCGACGTGATTATGGTCACCCCGTCCTACTGCCTGACGCTGATTGACGAGCTGGAGCGCAAACTGGGCGGCGACGCGCGCGGCTGCTCGCTGCGTATCGGCGTGTTCGGCGCCGAGCCGTGGACCGAAGCGCTGCGCCATGAAATAGAAAGCCGCATGGGCATCAAGGCGCTGGATATTTACGGCCTGTCGGAAGTGATGGGGCCGGGCGTGGCGATGGAGTGCGCCGAAAGCGGCGGCGGCCCCACCATCTGGGAAGACCACTTTCTGCCGGAAATTATCGACCCGGACAGCGGCGCGCCGCTGGCGGGCGGCGAGCACGGCGAACTGGTGTTCACCACGCTGACCAAAGAAGCGCTGCCGGTGATCCGCTACCGCACCCGCGATCTGACCCGCCTGCTGCCGGGCGACGCGCGCCAGATGCGGCGCATGGACAAAATCACCGGTCGTTCCGACGATATGCTGATCATCCGCGGCGTCAACGTCTTCCCGTCGCAGCTTGAAGAGCAGATTATGCAGTTCGAGCAGCTGTCGCCCCATTATCAGCTGCAGGTCAGCCGCGCCGGCCACCTGGATACGCTCGCGGTGCGGGTGGAGCTCAAAGAGTCGGCGCTCAGTCTCAGCCACCAGCAGCGCTGCGATATCTGCCACCAGCTGCGCCACCATATCAAATCGATCGTCGGCGTCAGCACCGACGTCAGCATCGCCAACTGCGGCGATATTCCGCGCTCGGAAGGCAAGGCGCTGCGGGTGGTCGACCTGCGTCCCCGCTGA
- the paaI gene encoding hydroxyphenylacetyl-CoA thioesterase PaaI — translation MNANTPRALAQRCAEHMFQQDSCAQAMGMRLDAVDCGFAQVSMEVGPQMLNGHRTCHGGQLFSLADTAFAYACNSQGLAAVAAGCSIDFIRPALAGDRLIASAEVRHQGKTSGLYDVEIINQQGKTVAWFRGRAHRLGHQVLEEQP, via the coding sequence ATGAACGCCAATACGCCGCGCGCGCTGGCGCAACGCTGCGCCGAACATATGTTTCAACAAGACAGCTGCGCCCAGGCGATGGGCATGCGTCTGGATGCGGTCGACTGCGGTTTTGCGCAGGTCAGTATGGAGGTCGGCCCGCAGATGCTGAACGGCCACCGCACCTGCCACGGCGGCCAGCTGTTCAGCCTGGCCGATACCGCCTTCGCCTACGCCTGCAACAGTCAGGGGCTGGCGGCGGTCGCCGCCGGCTGCAGCATCGACTTTATCCGCCCTGCGCTGGCCGGCGACCGGCTGATCGCCAGCGCCGAAGTGCGCCATCAGGGAAAAACCAGCGGGCTGTACGACGTGGAGATTATCAACCAACAGGGGAAAACCGTGGCCTGGTTCCGCGGCCGCGCCCATCGCCTTGGCCATCAGGTCCTGGAGGAACAGCCATGA
- a CDS encoding putative T6SS immunity periplasmic lipoprotein, producing MSIPAGKNEYLNGLQIVDAEGRIFRKYLAADASVAPIPVLSGRCIPDFGYPFKAGGQYGIQVETFFTDARRPGGNSYSASFRLYREQGVLKVARAG from the coding sequence GTGTCTATCCCGGCAGGGAAAAATGAATACCTGAACGGATTACAAATCGTTGATGCTGAGGGCCGCATTTTCCGCAAATACTTGGCTGCAGACGCCAGCGTGGCGCCTATTCCTGTACTTTCCGGCCGCTGTATTCCTGATTTCGGTTATCCGTTTAAGGCGGGCGGCCAATATGGTATCCAGGTGGAAACTTTCTTTACCGATGCCCGGCGGCCCGGTGGGAACAGCTACTCGGCGTCGTTCAGACTGTACCGCGAGCAGGGCGTGCTCAAGGTGGCCAGGGCAGGGTGA
- the paaY gene encoding phenylacetic acid degradation protein PaaY: MPVYQIDGLTPVVDPSSYVHPTAVLIGDVIIGKGVYIGPNASLRGDFGRLVIEDGANIQDNCVMHGFPQQDTVVEQDGHIGHGAILHGCRIGRNAMVGMNAVVMDGAVVGENTIVGACSFIKAAAVFDANKLVLGSPARVLRELSEQELAWKRVGTQEYQDLVTRCKTTLREVAPLSEAEPDRQRLTFGDRLVPKSQL; the protein is encoded by the coding sequence ATGCCTGTGTATCAAATTGACGGCCTGACGCCGGTAGTCGACCCCAGCAGCTATGTGCACCCGACGGCGGTGCTGATCGGCGATGTGATTATCGGCAAAGGGGTGTATATCGGCCCCAACGCCAGCCTGCGCGGCGACTTTGGCCGGCTGGTGATTGAGGACGGCGCCAATATTCAGGACAACTGCGTGATGCACGGTTTCCCGCAGCAGGACACGGTGGTGGAACAGGATGGTCATATCGGCCACGGCGCCATCCTGCACGGCTGCCGCATCGGCCGCAACGCGATGGTCGGCATGAATGCGGTGGTGATGGACGGCGCGGTCGTCGGTGAAAACACCATCGTCGGCGCCTGTTCGTTTATCAAGGCCGCGGCGGTGTTCGACGCCAATAAGCTGGTGCTCGGCAGCCCGGCGCGGGTGCTGCGCGAGCTGAGCGAACAGGAGCTGGCCTGGAAACGCGTCGGCACCCAGGAGTATCAGGATCTGGTGACGCGCTGCAAAACCACCCTGCGGGAAGTCGCGCCGCTGAGCGAAGCCGAGCCAGACCGCCAGCGCCTGACCTTCGGCGATCGTCTGGTGCCGAAAAGCCAGCTGTAA
- a CDS encoding amino acid permease: MKDQARFDEIARRQGGLKKQLTAGQMSMLAIGGAIGTGLFLGSAYAIQMAGPSVLLSYLIGGVVALLLMGCLAEMTSQHPTSGSFGDYAEFYLSPLCGFLVRYSYWSCVVLAVGTEVTAIGMYMQFWFPDTPAWPWVLLFSAAVVVINLVGVKSFGQVEYALSAIKVLAIGAFIAIGVGILIFSANPHFGLHNFTAGGGFFPFGLSGMWFAVIVSIFSYLSIEMIAVAAGEAKNPVVAVRSAFKGTILRLFIFYMLSIALMLAIVPWRQSGTGESPFLVAMNVIHLPAAGGIFNFVVLIAALSAMNSQLYITTRMMFSLARAGQAPAALGRVSKRGIPLNALAMSCIGIVVSIVLSLVAPEQSFAAMMSISVFGACFTWLMIFITHLFFRRHHGGMPLKFRMWGFPYTTLLGAGLMLALMISTAFTDFFHMTLWFGIPFTLLLAGIYLYRLRRRPAAHAVRPTPGME; encoded by the coding sequence ATGAAAGATCAGGCGCGTTTTGATGAAATCGCCCGGCGGCAGGGCGGGCTGAAAAAGCAGCTGACGGCCGGGCAGATGTCGATGCTGGCCATCGGCGGCGCGATAGGCACCGGCCTGTTTCTCGGCAGCGCTTACGCGATACAGATGGCCGGGCCGAGCGTACTGCTGAGTTACCTGATTGGCGGCGTGGTGGCGCTGCTGCTGATGGGCTGCCTGGCGGAGATGACCTCGCAGCACCCGACCTCCGGTTCGTTCGGCGATTACGCGGAGTTTTACCTCAGCCCGCTGTGCGGTTTTTTAGTGCGTTACTCCTACTGGTCGTGCGTGGTGCTGGCGGTGGGCACCGAGGTGACCGCCATCGGCATGTATATGCAGTTCTGGTTCCCGGATACGCCGGCCTGGCCGTGGGTGCTGCTGTTCTCCGCCGCGGTGGTCGTCATTAATCTGGTCGGCGTGAAGTCTTTCGGCCAGGTGGAGTATGCGCTGTCGGCCATCAAGGTGCTGGCGATTGGCGCGTTTATCGCCATCGGCGTCGGCATCCTGATCTTTTCCGCCAACCCGCATTTTGGCCTGCACAACTTTACCGCCGGCGGCGGCTTTTTCCCGTTTGGCCTGAGCGGTATGTGGTTTGCGGTGATCGTGTCGATCTTCAGCTACCTGAGCATTGAGATGATTGCGGTAGCCGCCGGCGAGGCGAAAAATCCGGTGGTGGCGGTACGCAGCGCCTTTAAGGGCACCATCTTACGGCTGTTTATTTTCTATATGTTGTCGATTGCGCTGATGCTGGCGATTGTGCCCTGGCGCCAGTCCGGTACCGGGGAAAGTCCGTTTCTGGTGGCGATGAACGTTATCCACCTGCCGGCGGCCGGCGGCATCTTCAACTTTGTCGTGCTGATTGCCGCCCTGTCGGCGATGAACAGCCAGCTGTATATCACTACCCGCATGATGTTTTCGCTGGCGCGCGCCGGGCAGGCGCCGGCGGCGCTGGGGCGCGTCAGCAAGCGCGGAATCCCGCTCAACGCGCTGGCGATGTCATGCATCGGCATTGTGGTGTCGATTGTGCTGAGCCTGGTGGCGCCGGAACAGTCCTTCGCCGCGATGATGTCGATATCGGTGTTCGGCGCCTGTTTCACCTGGCTGATGATTTTTATCACTCACCTGTTTTTCCGCCGCCATCACGGCGGGATGCCTCTGAAGTTCCGCATGTGGGGCTTCCCCTATACCACGTTGCTCGGGGCGGGGCTGATGCTGGCGCTGATGATCTCCACCGCCTTTACCGACTTTTTCCATATGACGCTGTGGTTCGGCATCCCGTTTACCCTGCTGCTGGCGGGCATCTATCTGTATCGCCTGCGCCGCCGGCCGGCGGCCCACGCGGTGAGGCCGACGCCGGGCATGGAGTAG
- a CDS encoding alpha/beta hydrolase, which translates to MKLMPGSYDNGTTVDDEAEILASFQHRSREVYQKFNSDGDVPYGELPRQTIDWLYSPHSVVGTLIFIHGGYWQFCNKEDFAFIAAVPLTLGLDVVLVEYSHAPQATLTDIDGEIGAALSEIQRRLAQRPPCGPVYLAGHSAGGQLVARWQQHPLADAVFPISGIFELEPLLSTYVNHRLQLTAAEIAALSPARHIPARLTPMTLFYGAQELPELIGQSEHYCQALRQQGLSVGLQAVDGANHYNVLDALFAADGALIHLLEQGEDGR; encoded by the coding sequence ATGAAACTAATGCCGGGGAGTTATGATAATGGCACTACGGTGGATGATGAGGCGGAAATTCTGGCTTCATTTCAGCACCGCAGCCGCGAGGTTTATCAAAAATTCAATTCTGACGGTGATGTTCCCTATGGGGAATTGCCGCGTCAAACCATTGATTGGCTATATTCTCCCCATTCGGTTGTCGGAACGCTGATATTTATTCACGGCGGTTACTGGCAATTTTGTAATAAAGAAGATTTTGCCTTTATCGCTGCGGTGCCGCTGACTCTGGGGCTGGACGTGGTGTTGGTGGAATATAGCCATGCGCCGCAGGCGACGCTGACGGATATCGACGGGGAAATCGGCGCGGCGCTGAGCGAGATCCAACGCCGGCTGGCGCAGCGACCGCCGTGCGGGCCGGTCTATCTGGCCGGGCATTCGGCCGGCGGGCAGCTGGTTGCCCGCTGGCAGCAGCATCCGCTGGCGGATGCTGTGTTCCCGATCAGCGGTATCTTTGAGCTGGAGCCGCTGCTGTCTACCTACGTCAACCACCGCCTGCAGCTGACGGCGGCCGAAATCGCCGCGCTCAGCCCGGCGCGGCATATTCCCGCACGGCTTACGCCGATGACGCTGTTCTACGGCGCGCAGGAGCTGCCGGAGCTGATCGGCCAAAGCGAACACTACTGCCAGGCGCTGCGTCAGCAGGGCTTGTCGGTCGGGCTGCAGGCGGTGGACGGCGCCAATCATTACAACGTGCTGGACGCGCTGTTTGCCGCTGACGGGGCGTTAATTCATCTACTGGAACAGGGGGAAGATGGCCGATGA
- the paaX gene encoding phenylacetic acid degradation operon negative regulatory protein PaaX, whose protein sequence is MEQKLDDFIHHALEAQPISGTSLIISLYGDALSHRGGEVWLGSLSALLESMGFGDRFVRTSVFRLQKEGWLDVEKIGRRSYYRVTEQGMRQFRHAESKIYLSEQPEWDGKWELLLLETAEKSERARLKKELGWLGFGQLASNLMAAPTHAQTDVTALLGELNASEQVIYFRADYPYARSETTLRQRVADCWALEQVAGYYHEFIVSFRPLMALLREADDAVLTPRRCFQIKLLLIHFFRRVVLKDPLLPDALLPAQWEGQIARNLCINIYQRVDRAATEYVSALAETTIGALPAPAAGYYRRFGGLPRDNVTY, encoded by the coding sequence ATGGAACAAAAACTGGATGACTTTATCCACCATGCTTTAGAGGCTCAGCCGATTAGCGGCACGTCGCTGATTATTTCCCTGTATGGCGATGCGCTGAGCCATCGCGGCGGCGAAGTGTGGCTGGGCAGCCTGAGCGCCCTGCTGGAATCGATGGGGTTTGGCGATCGCTTTGTGCGCACCTCGGTATTCCGGCTGCAAAAAGAGGGCTGGCTCGACGTGGAGAAAATCGGCCGCCGCAGCTATTACCGCGTAACCGAACAGGGCATGCGCCAGTTTCGCCACGCCGAATCCAAAATTTACCTGAGTGAACAGCCGGAATGGGACGGCAAATGGGAGCTGTTGCTGCTGGAAACGGCGGAAAAAAGCGAGCGCGCGCGGCTGAAGAAGGAGCTGGGCTGGCTGGGGTTCGGCCAGTTGGCCAGTAACCTGATGGCGGCGCCGACGCACGCGCAGACCGACGTCACCGCCCTGCTCGGCGAGCTGAACGCCAGCGAACAGGTGATCTACTTCCGCGCCGACTACCCCTACGCCCGCTCCGAAACCACCCTGCGCCAGCGGGTGGCCGACTGCTGGGCGCTGGAGCAGGTCGCCGGTTATTACCATGAGTTTATCGTCTCTTTCCGCCCGCTGATGGCGCTGCTGCGCGAGGCGGACGACGCGGTGCTGACGCCCCGGCGCTGCTTCCAGATCAAGCTATTATTAATTCACTTCTTCCGCCGCGTGGTGCTGAAAGACCCGCTGCTGCCGGATGCGCTGCTGCCCGCCCAGTGGGAGGGACAAATCGCCCGCAACCTGTGCATCAATATTTATCAGCGCGTCGACCGCGCCGCGACGGAGTATGTCAGCGCGCTGGCGGAAACCACCATCGGCGCCCTGCCGGCGCCCGCCGCCGGCTATTACCGGCGCTTTGGCGGCCTGCCGCGCGATAACGTCACCTATTGA
- the pcaF gene encoding 3-oxoadipyl-CoA thiolase, whose amino-acid sequence MNHAFICDGVRTPIGRYGGALATVRADDLAALPLRALMARHPQADWTQVDDVILGCANQAGEDNRNLARMALLLAGLPQSVSGTTINRLCGSGLDALAMAARSIKAGEAQWVLAGGAESMTRAPLVMGKADSAFSRQAQLFDTTIGWRFVNPLMQQQFGTDSMPETAENVAAQFNISRADQDAFALRSQQRAARAQAAGILAQEIVPVSIAGKKGALTQVSDDEHPRPETSLAQLQALKTPFRQPGTVTAGNASGVNDGAAALIVASEAMAQQQGLTPRARIVATAACGVEPRLMGIGPLPAARRVLEIAGLSLGQMDVIELNEAFAAQALAVLRQLGLPDDAEQVNPNGGAIALGHPLGMSGARLALAAMHELERRDGRYALCTMCIGVGQGIAMIIERVQH is encoded by the coding sequence ATGAACCACGCCTTCATCTGCGACGGCGTACGCACGCCGATTGGCCGCTACGGCGGCGCGCTGGCGACGGTGCGCGCCGACGATCTGGCCGCCCTGCCGCTGCGGGCGCTGATGGCGCGCCACCCGCAGGCCGACTGGACGCAGGTTGACGATGTGATCCTCGGCTGCGCCAACCAGGCCGGGGAAGATAACCGCAATCTGGCGCGCATGGCGCTGCTGCTGGCCGGACTGCCGCAGAGCGTTTCCGGCACCACCATCAACCGTCTGTGCGGCTCCGGCCTGGACGCGCTGGCAATGGCCGCCCGCAGCATCAAGGCCGGCGAAGCCCAGTGGGTGCTGGCCGGCGGTGCAGAGTCGATGACCCGTGCGCCGCTAGTGATGGGCAAGGCCGACAGCGCCTTTAGCCGTCAGGCGCAGCTGTTCGACACCACCATCGGCTGGCGTTTCGTCAACCCGCTGATGCAGCAGCAGTTCGGCACCGACTCGATGCCGGAAACCGCTGAAAACGTCGCCGCACAGTTCAACATCAGCCGCGCCGATCAGGACGCCTTCGCCCTGCGCAGCCAGCAGCGCGCCGCCAGGGCGCAGGCCGCCGGCATTTTGGCGCAGGAAATCGTGCCGGTCAGCATTGCGGGGAAAAAAGGTGCGCTTACCCAGGTCAGTGACGATGAGCACCCGCGCCCCGAAACCTCGCTGGCGCAGCTGCAGGCGTTGAAAACCCCGTTCCGCCAGCCCGGCACCGTGACCGCCGGCAACGCGTCCGGGGTTAACGACGGCGCGGCGGCGCTGATCGTCGCCTCGGAGGCAATGGCGCAGCAGCAGGGGCTGACGCCGCGCGCGCGCATTGTCGCCACCGCCGCCTGCGGCGTGGAGCCGCGTCTGATGGGCATCGGCCCGCTGCCGGCCGCCCGCCGGGTGCTGGAAATCGCCGGGCTGAGCCTGGGGCAAATGGACGTGATTGAGCTTAACGAGGCGTTCGCCGCCCAGGCGCTGGCGGTGCTGCGCCAGCTCGGCCTGCCGGACGACGCCGAGCAGGTCAACCCCAACGGCGGCGCCATCGCACTCGGACACCCGCTGGGCATGAGCGGCGCCAGACTGGCGCTGGCCGCCATGCACGAACTGGAACGGCGGGACGGCCGCTATGCGCTGTGCACCATGTGCATCGGCGTCGGTCAGGGCATCGCCATGATTATTGAACGCGTCCAACACTGA
- a CDS encoding RidA family protein, translating into MRTIVDTGLPDIGQPFSWATRGGGMLFTAHGPVRADGTIETGAAERQIALTFDNLAQTLRAANSHSDNVLQVIVYLTDVNDVKLLDEIYKRYFNPPYPNRSTVIVDKLVVPGMKIEITVSACD; encoded by the coding sequence ATGAGAACCATCGTCGACACCGGGCTGCCGGATATCGGGCAGCCCTTTTCATGGGCGACACGCGGCGGCGGTATGTTGTTTACCGCCCACGGCCCGGTGCGTGCGGACGGCACGATTGAAACCGGCGCGGCGGAGCGGCAGATAGCGCTGACGTTCGATAATCTGGCGCAAACGCTGCGCGCCGCCAACAGCCACAGCGATAACGTGCTGCAGGTGATTGTTTATCTGACCGACGTGAATGACGTCAAACTGCTCGATGAAATATATAAACGCTATTTTAATCCGCCTTATCCCAACCGTTCGACGGTCATTGTCGATAAACTGGTGGTGCCGGGAATGAAAATAGAAATCACCGTCAGCGCCTGCGATTAA